The Strix aluco isolate bStrAlu1 chromosome 1, bStrAlu1.hap1, whole genome shotgun sequence genome has a window encoding:
- the C1H7orf25 gene encoding UPF0415 protein C7orf25 homolog isoform X2, protein MSVQSLLCERIAVAKELIKRAEALSKSQKRKIEGGAKLCGKLKAELNFLHKVEAGKVAIKESHLQSTNLTHLQAIIQSAENLEDVVSVLRVFAYEDRFGDKQTLVVDVVANGGHTWVKAIGRKAEALHNIWLGRGQYGDKSVIEQAEDFLQASHQQPVEYSNPHIIFAFYNSVSSPMAERLKEMGISVRGDIVAVNSLAEPSTEHRRLSASESDEEGPEFLQVTRVDRENLVASIAFPTQIKVNVCNRVNLDITTLITYVSALSYGGCYFIFKEKVLTEQAAQERRERVLPQLEEFMEGKELFACQSAVRDFQSILETLGGPGEKERAALLVQRIHVVPDQPSDRALGLVASSKINSRSLTIFGTGDTLKAVTMTANSGFVRAAANQGVKFSVFVHQPRALTESKESVATPLPKSCPPDGL, encoded by the coding sequence ATGTCTGTGCAGTCGCTGCTTTGTGAAAGAATTGCTGTTGCCAAAGAATTGATCAAGAGAGCGGAAGCCCTTTCCAAGTCCCAGAAGAGGAAAATAGAAGGCGGGGCAAAACTATGTGGGAAACTGAAGGCTGAGCTGAACTTCTTACACAAGGTGGAGGCAGGGAAGGTGGCCATTAAAGAATCCCATCTGCAAAGTACAAACCTTACCCATCTCCAAGCCATTATTCAGTCAGCAGAGAACCTGGAGGATGTTGTCAGTGTCCTCCGTGTCTTTGCTTACGAGGACAGGTTTGGAGACAAGCAGACGCTGGTGGTAGATGTTGTTGCAAACGGAGGTCACACGTGGGTGAAGGCCATCGGCCGGAAGGCTGAGGCCCTGCATAACATCTGGCTGGGGAGAGGCCAGTATGGTGACAAAAGCGTCATTGAGCAGGCAGAGGACTTCCTGCAAGCCAGCCATCAGCAGCCGGTGGAGTACAGCAACCCCCACATCATCTTTGCGTTCTACAACAGCGTGTCCAGTCCTATGGCAGAGAGGCTCAAGGAGATGGGAATATCTGTGCGAGGAGACATCGTGGCTGTGAACTCGCTGGCGGAGCCATCTACCGAGCACCGGCGCCTTAGTGCCAGTGAATCAGATGAAGAAGGCCCTGAATTCCTGCAGGTGACCAGAGTTGACCGGGAGAATTTAGTGGCCAGCATTGCTTTTCCTACCCAGATCAAAGTAAACGTGTGCAATAGAGTTAACCTGGACATCACTACCTTGATAACTTACGTCTCTGCTCTGAGCTACGGTGGCTGCTACTTCATCTTCAAAGAAAAAGTGCTAACGGAGCAAGCAGctcaggaaaggagggagagagtcCTGCCTCAGCTGGAGGAGTTCATGGAGGGGAAGGAGCTTTTTGCCTGTCAATCTGCTGTGAGAGATTTTCAGTCCATCTTGGAAACGCTGGGAGGACCGGGAGAGAAAGAGCGAGCTGCGTTACTTGTTCAAAGAATTCATGTGGTGCCAGATCAGCCGTCTGACCGTGCCTTAGGACTAGTGGCTAGTTCAAAAATCAACAGCCGTTCTCTTACCATTTTTGGGACAGGAGACACTTTAAAAGCCGTCACCATGACTGCAAATAGTGGTTTTGTGAGGGCAGCGGCTAACCAAGGTGTCAAGTTCAGTGTTTTTGTCCATCAGCCGCGAGCGTTGACAGAAAGCAAAGAATCTGTTGCCACACCTTTACCAAAGAGCTGCCCACCTGATGGACTATAA
- the C1H7orf25 gene encoding UPF0415 protein C7orf25 homolog isoform X1 produces MNNVSNMSVQSLLCERIAVAKELIKRAEALSKSQKRKIEGGAKLCGKLKAELNFLHKVEAGKVAIKESHLQSTNLTHLQAIIQSAENLEDVVSVLRVFAYEDRFGDKQTLVVDVVANGGHTWVKAIGRKAEALHNIWLGRGQYGDKSVIEQAEDFLQASHQQPVEYSNPHIIFAFYNSVSSPMAERLKEMGISVRGDIVAVNSLAEPSTEHRRLSASESDEEGPEFLQVTRVDRENLVASIAFPTQIKVNVCNRVNLDITTLITYVSALSYGGCYFIFKEKVLTEQAAQERRERVLPQLEEFMEGKELFACQSAVRDFQSILETLGGPGEKERAALLVQRIHVVPDQPSDRALGLVASSKINSRSLTIFGTGDTLKAVTMTANSGFVRAAANQGVKFSVFVHQPRALTESKESVATPLPKSCPPDGL; encoded by the coding sequence GAATAATGTTTCCAACATGTCTGTGCAGTCGCTGCTTTGTGAAAGAATTGCTGTTGCCAAAGAATTGATCAAGAGAGCGGAAGCCCTTTCCAAGTCCCAGAAGAGGAAAATAGAAGGCGGGGCAAAACTATGTGGGAAACTGAAGGCTGAGCTGAACTTCTTACACAAGGTGGAGGCAGGGAAGGTGGCCATTAAAGAATCCCATCTGCAAAGTACAAACCTTACCCATCTCCAAGCCATTATTCAGTCAGCAGAGAACCTGGAGGATGTTGTCAGTGTCCTCCGTGTCTTTGCTTACGAGGACAGGTTTGGAGACAAGCAGACGCTGGTGGTAGATGTTGTTGCAAACGGAGGTCACACGTGGGTGAAGGCCATCGGCCGGAAGGCTGAGGCCCTGCATAACATCTGGCTGGGGAGAGGCCAGTATGGTGACAAAAGCGTCATTGAGCAGGCAGAGGACTTCCTGCAAGCCAGCCATCAGCAGCCGGTGGAGTACAGCAACCCCCACATCATCTTTGCGTTCTACAACAGCGTGTCCAGTCCTATGGCAGAGAGGCTCAAGGAGATGGGAATATCTGTGCGAGGAGACATCGTGGCTGTGAACTCGCTGGCGGAGCCATCTACCGAGCACCGGCGCCTTAGTGCCAGTGAATCAGATGAAGAAGGCCCTGAATTCCTGCAGGTGACCAGAGTTGACCGGGAGAATTTAGTGGCCAGCATTGCTTTTCCTACCCAGATCAAAGTAAACGTGTGCAATAGAGTTAACCTGGACATCACTACCTTGATAACTTACGTCTCTGCTCTGAGCTACGGTGGCTGCTACTTCATCTTCAAAGAAAAAGTGCTAACGGAGCAAGCAGctcaggaaaggagggagagagtcCTGCCTCAGCTGGAGGAGTTCATGGAGGGGAAGGAGCTTTTTGCCTGTCAATCTGCTGTGAGAGATTTTCAGTCCATCTTGGAAACGCTGGGAGGACCGGGAGAGAAAGAGCGAGCTGCGTTACTTGTTCAAAGAATTCATGTGGTGCCAGATCAGCCGTCTGACCGTGCCTTAGGACTAGTGGCTAGTTCAAAAATCAACAGCCGTTCTCTTACCATTTTTGGGACAGGAGACACTTTAAAAGCCGTCACCATGACTGCAAATAGTGGTTTTGTGAGGGCAGCGGCTAACCAAGGTGTCAAGTTCAGTGTTTTTGTCCATCAGCCGCGAGCGTTGACAGAAAGCAAAGAATCTGTTGCCACACCTTTACCAAAGAGCTGCCCACCTGATGGACTATAA